One Panicum virgatum strain AP13 chromosome 3N, P.virgatum_v5, whole genome shotgun sequence DNA segment encodes these proteins:
- the LOC120665879 gene encoding uncharacterized protein LOC120665879, whose translation MMSPASTYPLPFAAAVSLLPHRVSLQLSCATGWRSRSRRLAVLRAATAEAAAPAYTSDSLILYFKAEGTMEERAIPKITETLEGMEGVKDLEVLIEEGIASVVLTKETTVQATGVASNLVEAIQGAGFKLQTLSLSFDDFDEAKSGVGGGVQPSV comes from the exons ATGATGTCGCCGGCTTCCACCTACCCGCTCCCCTTCGCCGCCGCTGTATCCCTTCTTCCTCACCGCGTTTCCCTTCAGCTCTCCTGCGCTACTGGGTGGAGGAGCAGAAGCCGCCGCCTGGCGGTGCTGCGCGCGgcaacggcggaggcggcggcgcccgcctaCACCTCCGACTCCCTCATCCTCTATTTCAAGGCGGAGGGCACTATGGAAGAGAGGGCCATTCCCAAGATCACTGAAACGCTCGAG GGTATGGAAGGGGTCAAGGACCTGGAGGTGCTCATCGAAGAAGGCATTGCAAGTGTTGTG TTAACAAAGGAGACAACAGTACAAGCTACCGGAGTGGCCTCGAACCTAGTGGAAGCCATACAGGGAGCTGGGTTCAAACTGCAAACACTAAGCCTCAGCTTCGATGATTTTGATGAGGCAAAatcaggagttggaggtggtgttCAACCCAGCGTGTGA